From a single Drosophila sulfurigaster albostrigata strain 15112-1811.04 chromosome 3, ASM2355843v2, whole genome shotgun sequence genomic region:
- the LOC133845664 gene encoding mucin-19 isoform X29, whose protein sequence is MDLSLERDSSALGSLFQQIINDMKNTSPLWEDFVAKASKLHTCLRAAIQAIAAYLDAFQKIADAATNSRGASKEIGTALTRVCLRHKAVETRLKTFTSAIMDCLVQPLQDKIEDWKRTVATIDKDHAKEYKRCRSELKKRSSDTLRLQKKARKGQTDNSLQSLMDSHMQDVTLRRAELEEVEKKSLRAAMVEERLRYCSFVHMLQPVVHEECEVMSELGHLQEAMESIALVTKEPSVLPQASEELIHDAKASINLYPESPGGGSGSQGGGCSNSLGSRKSSVCSISSMNSSGSSNSPGHHHYQRSLSQFVTPAIRLKPGESSDSGFCSSPALTTQVSNATNQTHAVSTWPPHSQDAVDALPPTADRPHTISTTYEKGHQRPPLTVYTFQNPETIHESNSSGSLIPATVPTGNGSASGQNTPATQKSPAASLSRPPLPVRCSSLERPLSAQSNHRQNSGQNLLQRQCPSPIPAHITKELSAAHHAQQQQQQQQQQQQSQPQQPQTPPTYANLSELAAIKLTNQQQSQQQQQPQTQTQQQHQQQHQPLLQQQSSIDSICSQHSNDSSTSSLQQQLLQHQQSQQAHISNSSSSLNHQQQQQQQQQQSVHGSGLGTRSHSISSSVSTSTASSLHSHPSIDSAVAASLVGCVAGGGGHTNNTNTNTNTSTTTPSSGCSTPQNHYSPLLTNSPTSTAAGTPSGGSIASGLGLGFVYQVSSPTPPASANSTTDVLKITEPGQPTTAEASETTESDERSRASVLQKASMFEKQAAAAAAAPIPTTIAAAVAGGGGGVTTGAVGGVIGGVARRSEELRAVEQQEMDKSFEDSIQALNNLIGELDSFQREIDEGKGKQQQQQQHSSNINSNNISGNNSNSGSNNNNSSNSGASSNTSNDNNNCNTDLLLPSSNIDCCAISNQTNSSGCGTDISDTTSEELAGEEGSLAAARRHQQLGASDSELSRCYVSETSSLTGGILAGGYENPTFAHFAANRDDPYNGSGNGSDSRSLYASAADSISLAASDSVCMSQQPRHAYVDNCSDGGSAVVVIYDHTIPNTPDIEFVKQNSEIVLLRTKDPQQLQLHEMRELQQLPDNLAGSPESPDAASGGGVGGGGRLQPATATVAPAKQRLSSFRASSEQQLQLLGRASPQHRGTDKLRVSEEQRQQPQQPQPQQQQQQQQQLLSDSSSNVAGAVRRKLPPKPISLSIFNGPALDVASSNSSKPVIPRKFDFKADLDAKIRQQKQKVQQQLQQQQQQQQQQQLNSPQQDQQQQQSPQQHSPQSPQNANTATTTTATSTANCNVTNKPAVIASAIASASINQNHRMPNQTSLSSSATSNHAPYKTPTTTATFSSPTSNASASPSSLSASSPGAKLSLPSLSSSSSALSATALPPPHVPAKPTSTPTPTTTTTTPQLPPPTTNSYACSNLNANANANPQAKPCITPRPASLSGGAGGGGGGAAMGSSTRIARRSSINQAKPPPPVRRSSSVTPSPNNVGQPQHQQHSSSNHNSHAYQQQSLSLSNSSEHLPPPPAFMLEATTAYSTSPTPPAAMPSSALKVSETVRALAAMRHQPASPVALRRMHQQQQQQQQLQQQQQQSLLQPMHKPSPNDDAEYEAYYNSYMELHAYAQALPPQQQQQQHQQQQQQQQRFAQQHHTSHQTHHHNHHEQLPPTPPPYHGPPQVDAASFRTSSPSGSIYAQPKLVNNMSSFRTSSPSPNGHAHPLPPTQPKANPNLIAQLNARLNSKQQQQQHQQQQQQHVAEGIYGNAGGVGVGGGESIYMRGGNGLSMSQQQQQQQHYDAGSTYMS, encoded by the exons CGCTGCCATTCAGGCAATTGCCGCCTATTTGGATGCCTTCCAAAAGATTGCCGATGCGGCCACCAATTCCAGAG GTGCATCCAAGGAGATTGGCACCGCCCTGACCCGTGTTTGTCTGCGCCACAAGGCGGTCGAGACCCGTTTGAAGACCTTCACCAGCGCAATTATGGATTGCCTGGTGCAGCCGCTGCAGGACAAGATCGAGGACTGGAAGCGCACAGTGGCCACCATCGATAAGGATCATGCCAAAGAGTATAAACGCTGTCGCAGTGAACTAAAGAAGCGCTCCAGCGACACGCTGCGTCTGCAGAAGAAGGCACGCAAGGGACAGACGGACAACAGCCTGCAGTCATTGATGGATTCGCACATGCAAGATGTGACTTTGCGACGCGCCGAACTCGAGGAGGTCGAGAAGAAGTCACTACGTGCGGCGATGGTCGAGGAACGATTGCGTTACTGCAGCTTTGTGCACATGCTGCAGCCCGTGGTGCATGAGGAATGCGAGGTGATGTCCGAACTCGGTCATCTGCAG GAGGCTATGGAATCCATTGCTTTGGTCACCAAGGAGCCCAGCGTTTTGCCACAGGCTTCGGAGGAACTGATTCACGATGCCAAGGCTAGCATTAATCTATATCCCGAATCGCCTGGCGGTGGCTCTGGCTCCCAAGGTGGCGGCTGTTCCAATTCCTTGGGCTCACGCAAGAGTTCCGTCTGCTCCATTAGCAGCATGAACAGCAGCGGCTCCAGCAACTCGCCGGGACATCATCACTATCAACGCTCGCTATCGCAG tttGTAACGCCCGCAATTCGCTTGAAACCTGGTGAATCCAGTGATAGTGGCTTTTGCTCATCGCCAGCGCTAACAACACag GTTTCGAATGCCACCAACCAGACGCACGCTGTATCCACTTGGCCGCCACATTCCCAGGATGCTGTGGACGCGCTGCCACCGACTGCTGATCGTCCGCATACGATTTCAACCACCTATGAGAAGGGTCATCAGCGTCCGCCATTGACTGTATACACGTTCCAGAATCCCGAGACCATACACGAGtccaacagcagcggcagcctcATACCCGCAACGGTGCCGACTGGCAACGGTTCCGCCTCGGGTCAGAATACGCCGGCAACACAGAAATCGCCGGCAGCATCGCTCAGTCGTCCTCCATTGCCAGTG CGCTGCTCGTCGCTGGAGCGTCCGTTGTCGGCGCAGAGCAATCATCGCCAGAACAGTGGCCAGAATCTGCTGCAGCGTCAGTGCCCCTCACCGATTCCGGCTCATATCACGAAAG AGCTGTCAGCAGCACAtcatgcacaacaacaacagcagcaacagcaacaacagcagcaatcacagccacagcaaccacaaacCCCGCCAACCTATGCTAACCTATCTGAGCTGGCGGCAATCAAACTAACCAATCAGCAAcagtcacagcagcaacagcaaccacagacacagacacaacagcagcatcagcaacaacatcaaccattgttgcagcaacaaagcaGCATTGATTCGATTTGTTCGCAGCATTCGAATGACTCTTCGACAAGTTcgttgcagcaacagttgctgcagcatcagcaatcGCAGCAAGCgcacatcagcaacagcagcagcagcctcaatcatcagcagcaacagcaacaacagcagcagcaatcagtACATGGCAGTGGCCTTGGCACACGCTCCCATTCCATATCGTCGTCGGTGTCCACAAGCACAGCCTCATCGTTGCACTCGCATCCATCCATTGACTCGGCTGTGGCCGCCTCGCTTGTGGGCTGTGTTGCTGGTGGTGGCGGGCATACAAACAACACCAataccaacaccaacacaagCACCACAACGCCCTCGAGCGGCTGCTCAACGCCACAGAATCACTATTCACCACTGTTAACCAACTCACCCACGTCCACTGCTGCAGGTACTCCAAGCGGCGGCAGCATTGCCAGCGGTCTCGGTCTCGGCTTCGTCTATCAGGTCAGCTCACCCACGCCCCCCGCCTCCGCCAACTCCACCACCGATGTGCTAAAGATCACCGAGCCAGGACAACCGACGACAGCCGAAGCCAGCGAAACCACCGAGAGCGATGAGCGTTCTCGTGCCTCGGTGCTGCAGAAGGCATCCATGTTTGAGAAGCAggcagcagccgctgcagcagctccaATCCCCACAACTATAGCTGCAGCTGTAGCTGGCGGTGGAGGAGGAGTCACAACCGGAGCAGTTGGCGGAGTCATTGGTGGCGTTGCTCGACGCTCGGAGGAACTGCGCGCTGTGGAGCAACAGGAAATGG ACAAATCTTTCGAAGACTCGATTCAAGcacttaacaatttaattggcGAATTAGACTCTTTTCAACGTGAGATCGATGAGGGCAAgggcaagcagcagcagcaacaacagcacagcagcaacatcaacagcaacaacatcagtggcaacaatagcaacagcggcagcaacaacaataacagcagcaacagcggtgccagcagcaacaccagcaacgacaacaacaactgcaacactGATCTCCTGCTacccagcagcaacatcgactGCTGTGCCATCAGCAACCAGACGAACTCCAGTGGCTGTGGCACCGATATCTCCGACACCACGTCGGAGGAACTGGCCGGCGAGGAAGGCAGTCTGGCAGCAGCCAGGCGACATCAGCAACTGGGTGCCAGCGACTCGGAGCTGAGTCGTTGCTATGTGAGCGAGACGAGTTCGCTGACCGGCGGCATATTGGCTGGTGGCTATGAGAATCCCACGTTCGCGCACTTTGCCGCCAATCGTGATGATCCCTACAATGGCAGCGGCAATGGCAGCGACAGTCGATCGCTGTACGCCTCGGCGGCCGATAGCATTTCGTTGGCTGCATCCGACAGCGTGTGCATGAGCCAGCAGCCGCGACATGCGTATGTGGACAATTGCAGTGATGGCGGCAGTGCTGTCGTTGTGATCTATGACCATACTATACCCAATACGCCGGACATTGAGTTTGTCAAGCAGAACTCGGAGATTGTGCTGTTGCGCACCAAAGATCCgcagcaattgcagttgcacgAAATGCGCGagctgcaacagttgcccGACAATTTGGCTGGCTCACCCGAGTCGCCTGATGCCGCTTCTGGCGGGGGAGTTGGAGGCGGTGGCCGTTTACAGCCGGCCACAGCAACTGTGGCGCCGGCCAAGCAACGCCTCTCATCGTTTCGGGCATCCAGCgagcaacagctgcagttgctgggACGCGCTAGTCCACAACACAGAGGTACGGATAAGCTTAGAGTTAGTGaagagcaacggcaacagccacagcaaccgcagccacaacaacagcagcagcaacagcaacagttgctgagTGATAGCAGCAGTAATGTTGCTGGTGCCGTGCGGCGCAAGCTGCCGCCAAAGCCCATCAGCCTGAGCATATTTAATGGGCCAGCGCTAGATgtggccagcagcaacagcagtaagCCAGTGATACCTAGAAAGTTTGACTTTAAGGCCGATTTAGATGCCAAGATACGCCAGCAGAAACAGaaagtgcagcagcaattgcagcagcagcagcagcagcaacaacaacagcagctcaaCAGTCCGCAACaagatcagcagcagcaacaatcaccACAACAACACTCACCACAGTCGCCCCAAAACgccaacacagcaacaacaacaacagcaacatcaacagcaaactGTAATGTCACTAATAAACCTGCCGTTATTGCAAGCGCAATTGCATCCGCATCCATAAACCAAAATCATAGAATGCCAAATCaaacatcattatcatcatcagcaacatcaaatCATGCGCCATACAAAAcgcccacaacaacagcaacattctCATCACCAACATCAAATGCATCtgcatcaccatcatcattatcagcaAGTTCTCCTGGGGCCAAATTGTCATTgccatcattatcatcatcatcatctgcatTATCAGCAACTGCGCTGCCTCCGCCCCATGTGCCCGCTAAGCCAACGTCCACGCccacgccaacaacaacaacaactacaccaCAACTTCCACCACCCACAACCAATTCATATGCGTGCTCCAATctcaatgccaatgccaatgccaatccCCAAGCCAAACCGTGCATAACGCCAAGGCCGGCATCGCTGTCGG GAGGAGcaggaggcggaggaggaggagcagcaaTGGGCAGCTCAACACGCATCGCACGTCGTTCATCCATTAATCAGGCCAAACCGCCGCCACCGGTGAGACGCAGTTCATCGGTGACTCCAAGCCCCAACAATGTCGGG cagccgcagcatcagcagcacagcagcagcaaccacaactcTCACGCATATCAGCAACAGTCGCTATCGCTGAGCAACTCTAGCGAGCatttgccgccgccgccggcTTTTATGCtggaggcaacaacagcatatTCCACATCGCCCACGCCGCCAGCAGCGATGCCCAGCTCAGCGCTCAAGGTGTCGGAGACAGTGCGTGCTCTGGCCGCCATGCGGCATCAGCCTGCCTCGCCTGTTGCTCTGCGTCGCatgcatcagcagcagcagcaacaacaacaattgcaacaacagcagcaacagtcttTATTGCAG CCCATGCACAAGCCCTCCCCCAACGACGATGCTGAATATGAAGCTTATTATAATTCCTATATGGAGCTGCATGCATATGCTCAAGCCCTGCCacctcaacagcagcagcagcaacatcagcaacaacagcaacaacaacaacgcttTGCTCAGCAACATCATACGTCACATCAAAcacatcatcataatcatcatgaGCAGCTGCCGCCAACACCGCCTCCATACCATGGGCCACCACAGGTAGATGCCGCC TCGTTCCGCACTTCATCGCCTAGTGGCAGCATCTATGCGCAACCCAAACTGGTGAACAACATGTCCAGCTTTCGCACCAGCAGCCCCAGCCCCAATGGCCATGCCCATCCACTGCCACCGACACAGCCCAAGGCGAATCCGAATCTAATTGCACAGCTCAATGCACGGCtcaacagcaagcagcaacagcaacagcaccaacaacaacaacagcaacatgttgccgaGGGCATTTATGGCAACGCTGGTGGAGTAGGAGTAGGAGGAGGTGAATCCATTTACATGCGTGGCGGCAATGGTTTGTCCatgtcacagcagcagcaacagcagcaacactacGACG CCGGATCCACGTATATGTCATGA
- the LOC133845664 gene encoding mucin-19 isoform X25 → MDLSLERDSSALGSLFQQIINDMKNTSPLWEDFVAKASKLHTCLRAAIQAIAAYLDAFQKIADAATNSRGASKEIGTALTRVCLRHKAVETRLKTFTSAIMDCLVQPLQDKIEDWKRTVATIDKDHAKEYKRCRSELKKRSSDTLRLQKKARKGQTDNSLQSLMDSHMQDVTLRRAELEEVEKKSLRAAMVEERLRYCSFVHMLQPVVHEECEVMSELGHLQEAMESIALVTKEPSVLPQASEELIHDAKASINLYPESPGGGSGSQGGGCSNSLGSRKSSVCSISSMNSSGSSNSPGHHHYQRSLSQVSNATNQTHAVSTWPPHSQDAVDALPPTADRPHTISTTYEKGHQRPPLTVYTFQNPETIHESNSSGSLIPATVPTGNGSASGQNTPATQKSPAASLSRPPLPVRCSSLERPLSAQSNHRQNSGQNLLQRQCPSPIPAHITKELSAAHHAQQQQQQQQQQQQSQPQQPQTPPTYANLSELAAIKLTNQQQSQQQQQPQTQTQQQHQQQHQPLLQQQSSIDSICSQHSNDSSTSSLQQQLLQHQQSQQAHISNSSSSLNHQQQQQQQQQQSVHGSGLGTRSHSISSSVSTSTASSLHSHPSIDSAVAASLVGCVAGGGGHTNNTNTNTNTSTTTPSSGCSTPQNHYSPLLTNSPTSTAAGTPSGGSIASGLGLGFVYQVSSPTPPASANSTTDVLKITEPGQPTTAEASETTESDERSRASVLQKASMFEKQAAAAAAAPIPTTIAAAVAGGGGGVTTGAVGGVIGGVARRSEELRAVEQQEMDKSFEDSIQALNNLIGELDSFQREIDEGKGKQQQQQQHSSNINSNNISGNNSNSGSNNNNSSNSGASSNTSNDNNNCNTDLLLPSSNIDCCAISNQTNSSGCGTDISDTTSEELAGEEGSLAAARRHQQLGASDSELSRCYVSETSSLTGGILAGGYENPTFAHFAANRDDPYNGSGNGSDSRSLYASAADSISLAASDSVCMSQQPRHAYVDNCSDGGSAVVVIYDHTIPNTPDIEFVKQNSEIVLLRTKDPQQLQLHEMRELQQLPDNLAGSPESPDAASGGGVGGGGRLQPATATVAPAKQRLSSFRASSEQQLQLLGRASPQHRGTDKLRVSEEQRQQPQQPQPQQQQQQQQQLLSDSSSNVAGAVRRKLPPKPISLSIFNGPALDVASSNSSKPVIPRKFDFKADLDAKIRQQKQKVQQQLQQQQQQQQQQQLNSPQQDQQQQQSPQQHSPQSPQNANTATTTTATSTANCNVTNKPAVIASAIASASINQNHRMPNQTSLSSSATSNHAPYKTPTTTATFSSPTSNASASPSSLSASSPGAKLSLPSLSSSSSALSATALPPPHVPAKPTSTPTPTTTTTTPQLPPPTTNSYACSNLNANANANPQAKPCITPRPASLSGGAGGGGGGAAMGSSTRIARRSSINQAKPPPPVRRSSSVTPSPNNVGQPQHQQHSSSNHNSHAYQQQSLSLSNSSEHLPPPPAFMLEATTAYSTSPTPPAAMPSSALKVSETVRALAAMRHQPASPVALRRMHQQQQQQQQLQQQQQQSLLQPMHKPSPNDDAEYEAYYNSYMELHAYAQALPPQQQQQQHQQQQQQQQRFAQQHHTSHQTHHHNHHEQLPPTPPPYHGPPQVDAASFRTSSPSGSIYAQPKLVNNMSSFRTSSPSPNGHAHPLPPTQPKANPNLIAQLNARLNSKQQQQQHQQQQQQHVAEGIYGNAGGVGVGGGESIYMRGGNGLSMSQQQQQQQHYDDYATSTNIEKTGSIRAKTKAEFLENLNAKLAKQGMSGRAFAVRNLINSKALPDPRICHESLMDQIKRGATLKRNQKINDRSAPKIH, encoded by the exons CGCTGCCATTCAGGCAATTGCCGCCTATTTGGATGCCTTCCAAAAGATTGCCGATGCGGCCACCAATTCCAGAG GTGCATCCAAGGAGATTGGCACCGCCCTGACCCGTGTTTGTCTGCGCCACAAGGCGGTCGAGACCCGTTTGAAGACCTTCACCAGCGCAATTATGGATTGCCTGGTGCAGCCGCTGCAGGACAAGATCGAGGACTGGAAGCGCACAGTGGCCACCATCGATAAGGATCATGCCAAAGAGTATAAACGCTGTCGCAGTGAACTAAAGAAGCGCTCCAGCGACACGCTGCGTCTGCAGAAGAAGGCACGCAAGGGACAGACGGACAACAGCCTGCAGTCATTGATGGATTCGCACATGCAAGATGTGACTTTGCGACGCGCCGAACTCGAGGAGGTCGAGAAGAAGTCACTACGTGCGGCGATGGTCGAGGAACGATTGCGTTACTGCAGCTTTGTGCACATGCTGCAGCCCGTGGTGCATGAGGAATGCGAGGTGATGTCCGAACTCGGTCATCTGCAG GAGGCTATGGAATCCATTGCTTTGGTCACCAAGGAGCCCAGCGTTTTGCCACAGGCTTCGGAGGAACTGATTCACGATGCCAAGGCTAGCATTAATCTATATCCCGAATCGCCTGGCGGTGGCTCTGGCTCCCAAGGTGGCGGCTGTTCCAATTCCTTGGGCTCACGCAAGAGTTCCGTCTGCTCCATTAGCAGCATGAACAGCAGCGGCTCCAGCAACTCGCCGGGACATCATCACTATCAACGCTCGCTATCGCAG GTTTCGAATGCCACCAACCAGACGCACGCTGTATCCACTTGGCCGCCACATTCCCAGGATGCTGTGGACGCGCTGCCACCGACTGCTGATCGTCCGCATACGATTTCAACCACCTATGAGAAGGGTCATCAGCGTCCGCCATTGACTGTATACACGTTCCAGAATCCCGAGACCATACACGAGtccaacagcagcggcagcctcATACCCGCAACGGTGCCGACTGGCAACGGTTCCGCCTCGGGTCAGAATACGCCGGCAACACAGAAATCGCCGGCAGCATCGCTCAGTCGTCCTCCATTGCCAGTG CGCTGCTCGTCGCTGGAGCGTCCGTTGTCGGCGCAGAGCAATCATCGCCAGAACAGTGGCCAGAATCTGCTGCAGCGTCAGTGCCCCTCACCGATTCCGGCTCATATCACGAAAG AGCTGTCAGCAGCACAtcatgcacaacaacaacagcagcaacagcaacaacagcagcaatcacagccacagcaaccacaaacCCCGCCAACCTATGCTAACCTATCTGAGCTGGCGGCAATCAAACTAACCAATCAGCAAcagtcacagcagcaacagcaaccacagacacagacacaacagcagcatcagcaacaacatcaaccattgttgcagcaacaaagcaGCATTGATTCGATTTGTTCGCAGCATTCGAATGACTCTTCGACAAGTTcgttgcagcaacagttgctgcagcatcagcaatcGCAGCAAGCgcacatcagcaacagcagcagcagcctcaatcatcagcagcaacagcaacaacagcagcagcaatcagtACATGGCAGTGGCCTTGGCACACGCTCCCATTCCATATCGTCGTCGGTGTCCACAAGCACAGCCTCATCGTTGCACTCGCATCCATCCATTGACTCGGCTGTGGCCGCCTCGCTTGTGGGCTGTGTTGCTGGTGGTGGCGGGCATACAAACAACACCAataccaacaccaacacaagCACCACAACGCCCTCGAGCGGCTGCTCAACGCCACAGAATCACTATTCACCACTGTTAACCAACTCACCCACGTCCACTGCTGCAGGTACTCCAAGCGGCGGCAGCATTGCCAGCGGTCTCGGTCTCGGCTTCGTCTATCAGGTCAGCTCACCCACGCCCCCCGCCTCCGCCAACTCCACCACCGATGTGCTAAAGATCACCGAGCCAGGACAACCGACGACAGCCGAAGCCAGCGAAACCACCGAGAGCGATGAGCGTTCTCGTGCCTCGGTGCTGCAGAAGGCATCCATGTTTGAGAAGCAggcagcagccgctgcagcagctccaATCCCCACAACTATAGCTGCAGCTGTAGCTGGCGGTGGAGGAGGAGTCACAACCGGAGCAGTTGGCGGAGTCATTGGTGGCGTTGCTCGACGCTCGGAGGAACTGCGCGCTGTGGAGCAACAGGAAATGG ACAAATCTTTCGAAGACTCGATTCAAGcacttaacaatttaattggcGAATTAGACTCTTTTCAACGTGAGATCGATGAGGGCAAgggcaagcagcagcagcaacaacagcacagcagcaacatcaacagcaacaacatcagtggcaacaatagcaacagcggcagcaacaacaataacagcagcaacagcggtgccagcagcaacaccagcaacgacaacaacaactgcaacactGATCTCCTGCTacccagcagcaacatcgactGCTGTGCCATCAGCAACCAGACGAACTCCAGTGGCTGTGGCACCGATATCTCCGACACCACGTCGGAGGAACTGGCCGGCGAGGAAGGCAGTCTGGCAGCAGCCAGGCGACATCAGCAACTGGGTGCCAGCGACTCGGAGCTGAGTCGTTGCTATGTGAGCGAGACGAGTTCGCTGACCGGCGGCATATTGGCTGGTGGCTATGAGAATCCCACGTTCGCGCACTTTGCCGCCAATCGTGATGATCCCTACAATGGCAGCGGCAATGGCAGCGACAGTCGATCGCTGTACGCCTCGGCGGCCGATAGCATTTCGTTGGCTGCATCCGACAGCGTGTGCATGAGCCAGCAGCCGCGACATGCGTATGTGGACAATTGCAGTGATGGCGGCAGTGCTGTCGTTGTGATCTATGACCATACTATACCCAATACGCCGGACATTGAGTTTGTCAAGCAGAACTCGGAGATTGTGCTGTTGCGCACCAAAGATCCgcagcaattgcagttgcacgAAATGCGCGagctgcaacagttgcccGACAATTTGGCTGGCTCACCCGAGTCGCCTGATGCCGCTTCTGGCGGGGGAGTTGGAGGCGGTGGCCGTTTACAGCCGGCCACAGCAACTGTGGCGCCGGCCAAGCAACGCCTCTCATCGTTTCGGGCATCCAGCgagcaacagctgcagttgctgggACGCGCTAGTCCACAACACAGAGGTACGGATAAGCTTAGAGTTAGTGaagagcaacggcaacagccacagcaaccgcagccacaacaacagcagcagcaacagcaacagttgctgagTGATAGCAGCAGTAATGTTGCTGGTGCCGTGCGGCGCAAGCTGCCGCCAAAGCCCATCAGCCTGAGCATATTTAATGGGCCAGCGCTAGATgtggccagcagcaacagcagtaagCCAGTGATACCTAGAAAGTTTGACTTTAAGGCCGATTTAGATGCCAAGATACGCCAGCAGAAACAGaaagtgcagcagcaattgcagcagcagcagcagcagcaacaacaacagcagctcaaCAGTCCGCAACaagatcagcagcagcaacaatcaccACAACAACACTCACCACAGTCGCCCCAAAACgccaacacagcaacaacaacaacagcaacatcaacagcaaactGTAATGTCACTAATAAACCTGCCGTTATTGCAAGCGCAATTGCATCCGCATCCATAAACCAAAATCATAGAATGCCAAATCaaacatcattatcatcatcagcaacatcaaatCATGCGCCATACAAAAcgcccacaacaacagcaacattctCATCACCAACATCAAATGCATCtgcatcaccatcatcattatcagcaAGTTCTCCTGGGGCCAAATTGTCATTgccatcattatcatcatcatcatctgcatTATCAGCAACTGCGCTGCCTCCGCCCCATGTGCCCGCTAAGCCAACGTCCACGCccacgccaacaacaacaacaactacaccaCAACTTCCACCACCCACAACCAATTCATATGCGTGCTCCAATctcaatgccaatgccaatgccaatccCCAAGCCAAACCGTGCATAACGCCAAGGCCGGCATCGCTGTCGG GAGGAGcaggaggcggaggaggaggagcagcaaTGGGCAGCTCAACACGCATCGCACGTCGTTCATCCATTAATCAGGCCAAACCGCCGCCACCGGTGAGACGCAGTTCATCGGTGACTCCAAGCCCCAACAATGTCGGG cagccgcagcatcagcagcacagcagcagcaaccacaactcTCACGCATATCAGCAACAGTCGCTATCGCTGAGCAACTCTAGCGAGCatttgccgccgccgccggcTTTTATGCtggaggcaacaacagcatatTCCACATCGCCCACGCCGCCAGCAGCGATGCCCAGCTCAGCGCTCAAGGTGTCGGAGACAGTGCGTGCTCTGGCCGCCATGCGGCATCAGCCTGCCTCGCCTGTTGCTCTGCGTCGCatgcatcagcagcagcagcaacaacaacaattgcaacaacagcagcaacagtcttTATTGCAG CCCATGCACAAGCCCTCCCCCAACGACGATGCTGAATATGAAGCTTATTATAATTCCTATATGGAGCTGCATGCATATGCTCAAGCCCTGCCacctcaacagcagcagcagcaacatcagcaacaacagcaacaacaacaacgcttTGCTCAGCAACATCATACGTCACATCAAAcacatcatcataatcatcatgaGCAGCTGCCGCCAACACCGCCTCCATACCATGGGCCACCACAGGTAGATGCCGCC TCGTTCCGCACTTCATCGCCTAGTGGCAGCATCTATGCGCAACCCAAACTGGTGAACAACATGTCCAGCTTTCGCACCAGCAGCCCCAGCCCCAATGGCCATGCCCATCCACTGCCACCGACACAGCCCAAGGCGAATCCGAATCTAATTGCACAGCTCAATGCACGGCtcaacagcaagcagcaacagcaacagcaccaacaacaacaacagcaacatgttgccgaGGGCATTTATGGCAACGCTGGTGGAGTAGGAGTAGGAGGAGGTGAATCCATTTACATGCGTGGCGGCAATGGTTTGTCCatgtcacagcagcagcaacagcagcaacactacGACG ACTATGCCACAAGCACCAATATCGAAAAGACTGGCAGCATACGTGCCAAGACCAAGGCTGAATTTCTCGAGAATCTCAATGCGAAGTTGGCCAAGCAGGGCATGTCTGGACGTGCATTTGCAGTGCGAAATCTGATCAATAGCAAGGCCCTG CCGGATCCACGTATATGTCATGAGTCGTTGATGGATCAGATAAAACGAGGCGCGACCCTGAAGAGGAATCAGAAGATCAACGATCGCAGTGCGCCcaaaatacattaa